The sequence AGCACCGCCAGGTCGTGTACAACGGCGCCTACCGGTTCGGTGTCGGCGCCGACGCCGCCCACCTCGCCGGCAGCGCCACGGTGGCCGTCACCGGCGCCATCACGCCGAAGACGCAGTACGTGACCGTGCAGCCCGACCAGGTGGTGTTCGCGCCCGGCCAGAGCATCGACCTGGCAGGCAAGAACCCGTGGATCGCCGACGACACCGCCCAAGCCGCGCAGCACGTGCCGGCCGACCACGTCGTGGAGGCGGTGAACAACGACCAGTCGTTCGTCGACCTGGCGCGCAAGCGGGTCGCCTACCGCAGCAGCGATCCGCGCGTGGCCCAGGTGAGCCGGACCGGCAAGGTGACCCTGCTCGCGCCCGGCGTCGCGACCATCAGTGTCACGGTCGACGGCGTCACCGGCTCGACGCCCGTCGTGGTCAAGCAGCCGTTCACGCTCAGCGCGCCCGACCGGGTGCAGCCGGGCACGACCTACACCGTCACGACCACCCTGCCCAACCCGGCGGGAGCCCGGCCGCTGCGGGACGTGACGCTGACGCTCAGCGTGCCGGCCGGCTGGACGGCGCAGGCCACTTCGCCGTCGACCTTCCCGACCGTGGCCGCGGGACAGACCGTCAGCACCACGTGGCAGGTCGGCGTGCCGGCCTCGGCGCAGCCCGGGAAGTTCGACGTGTCGGCGCAGGCCACGTTCACCTCCGCCAACGGGCCCGGCAGCTCGGTGGACGCGACCACCGTGATCCTGCCGCACCCGCCGTACCCGTCGTTGGCCGCGGCCTACAACAACGTGGGCGTCAGCGACGACGCCACCCCCGGCGCGGGCAACTTCGACGGCGGCAACGCCAGCTTCTCCGCGCAGGCGCTGGCCGCCGCGACGCCGAGTCTCACCCCGGGCGCCACCTTCACCCACGACGGCCTGACGTTCACCTGGCCCGACGTCACGCCGGGCAGCCCGGACAACGTCGTCGCGGGCGGGGTGGCCGGCGGGCAGACCATCACGGTCTCCGGCACCGGCCACACCCTCGGCCTGATCGGCGCCGGTGACTACGGCAGCCCGACCGGCACCGCGACGGTGACCTACACCGACGGCACCACCGAGTCCCACAGCGTCAGCTTCGCCGACTGGTGGGCCAACGCGGCGACCGGCGGCGACATCCTGACCACGGTGCCGTACCTCAACAACAGCAACGGCCGGCTGAACCAGCAGGTGAGCCTGTACTACGCCCCGATCCCGCTGCAGGCGGGCAAGACGGTGCAGTCGGTGACCCTGCCGGACGTCAGCGACGGCGCGAACGCCGGGACGGCGGCGATGCACATCTTCACCCTCGCCATCGGCTGAGCCGTGGGTCCTCTTCGGACGTGTCCGAAGAGGACCCACGGCACCCTCAGTGCGGAAGGACGACGTGGTCGGCGATCGCGTACAACTCCGCCTGCGTGCTGGGACCCGCGACGGCGATCGGCGCGTCGTGGACGGCGTCGAGGATCCAGAGCGTGCGGTAGCCCTTCTCCTCCACGTAACGGGTCGCGTGTCCCTGGACCGGCCGCCCCGCGGTGCCGCGCACCTGGCCGGCCTCGTCGCTGCGGACCTGGACCGGCGGCACGGTGCTGCACGTGCCCACCGAGTAGCTCGTGCGCTCCCCGCCGCCCGGACCGCCCTTCTCGACGTCGAACGTGCACATCCGCAGGCCGTCGGGCAGCTTGCCGAGGCCGAACGCCGGGGTGACGGTGGTCTTGCCCGGGAAGGTGACGTTCTCGGCGACGCGGCGGCCCGCGTCGATCAGCTGCTGCGCCGGCGCCGTGCTGCCCGGCTCCGCGGACACGTTGACGTACAGCGAGCCGCCTTCGGGGTGGGTCAGGTACACCTCGTAACCGCCCCGGCCGCCGGAGTTCGAGCTCTCCACCCCGGCCCGCCCGCCGATGGTGACGGGCCGGCCCGGCCCGGACTTGAAGGCGGCCTCCGAGACCGGCATCATCCGCATTTCCTGCACGTCCACGAGCAGGACCTGAGGTCCGGACGTGACGGTCAGCATGTACTCGCCGCCGTACACCGGCTTGTCGGGGTTCGCCGCGCTGCCCCCGGTGTTGATCCGGCGCGCGTGGTAGTCGGCCTTGCCCGGCGGCAGCCAGCCGAGCGAGTACGGCATGGTCAGCTCCGCGATGGCCGCCTTGGGCGGGGCCGCGACGGGAGCCGGAGCAGCGGGCCGGCCGGCGCCCGTGGCCACCTGGTCGTCGGGCGCGGACCGGTTCAGCGCGACGACGGCGACCGCGGCCAGCGCCAGCAGGACCACCCCGGCACCGGCCGCGAGCGGACGGCTCACCACGGCGCGCTTGCGGTCGAGGCGCTGCCGCGTGGCCGCCAGCACCTGGTCGCTGTCGGGGGCGTCGGGCTCGTGGGCGGTGAAGGTGTCCTTGATCAGGTTCTCGAGGTCCATCAGCTCTCCTTCGCCTGGGCCACCCGGTCGATGCTCAGGCCGTGTCGCAGGGTCGTCAGTGCTTTGCGGGCGTGGGCCCGGACGGTGGCCTGGGCGCAGCCGAGCAGGCCGGCGATGTCGGCGTCGGCGAACTGCTCGTAGTACCGGAGCACCACGACCGCGCGCTGGCGCCGGGGCAGCCGCGCCAGGCGCTGCCACATGTCCTCGCGCGCCGCGTGGTCCGCCGCGAAGTCGTCCGGCCGCGCCGCGTCCGGCGGGTCGCCCACGGCGATCAGCCGCGCCGACCGGCTGCGCCGCCACGACAGGTAGTCGTTGGTCACCATCCGCAGGACGTAGCGGTCGGGGTGCTCGGCGTCGCTGATCCGCCCCCACCGCCGGTACGCCTTGACCAGCACGTCCTGCACCAGGTCAGCGGCCTGCTCCCGCTCGCCGGTCAGCATCGTCGCGTAGCGCAGCAACCGCGGCAGGTGCGCCCGGACGAAGTCCTCGTAGTCAGCCATCACTAGGAAGACTGCTCCCGCGCGCGATCCGTGTACCGCCGGGCAGAACTTTCTCGCGAATCCCGCGTACCTCGCCGGGTGAGGGCGTTTGTCCCCTCCCGCCGAGGCCGCGGCCGTGGTCGGCTGGACCGATGATCATCCTGCGCCTCGTCGGCACCGTGTTGTGGTTCGCGCTCCCGGCCGCGCTGCTCACCTACACGATCCACGACCTGGCCGTGCGGGACGCACCGACCTACGACGTCGAGGGCACGGTCATCGCCCACCGGAAGGAGGTCCACACCGGCAGCGGGTCGGACGCCACCTCCTCCACCATCTACTTCATCACCGTCCGGGACGCGGAGAACGGGACCTTCGAGTTCGGCGACGACGACCAGGCACTCGACACCGACCCCGGCACGCCGGTCGTGGTCAAGGTTTCGAAGCAGACCGAAGAGATCGTCCTGGTGCGCAAGGGCGGCACCGTGGTCGACCTGCGCGCGACGATCAGCCAGGACGTCTGGATGATCGTGTTCGGCGGGCTCGGCCTGCTCGTCGCGCTCGTGCGCGAGTTCCTGCTCGAGGACTACGACATCCCGCGCTGGGCGGGCCTCCTCCTGGGGTTCCTGGCCGCGGGCGGCGGCGTGTACCTCGCGCTGCGGCTCGCCGGGTAGCCCCTCCTCAGTTCCGGGTCCACTTCTGGTTGCCGCCGCCGGTGCAGGAGGCGAGGTCGATCAGGGTTCCGTTGCCGGTGCCGTTTCCGATGGCGTCCAGGCACAGGCCCGACTGGGTGCCCACGATCGTGCCGTCGGACTTGAGCGTCCACTTCTGGTTGGCACCGCCGGTGCACGTCCAGATGATCGCCTTGGTGCCGGGGGTCGTGCCCTGGCCGCTGGCGTCGAGGCAGGAGCTGCCGTACACCCGCAGCTCACCGGCGGCGGTCGAGGTCCACTGCTGGTTGGCGCCACCGTTGCAGTCCCACAGTTCCACCTGCGTACCCGACGTCTGCGAAGCGTTGGGCACGTCCAGGCAGCGCCCCGAACCGGTGCCGACGACCGTCGACGTCGTGCCGCCGTTCCCGCCGCTGCCCGGGGTGATCGACAGGTTGTCGAACTGGGCCGTCTCCCCTTGGCTCGTCGCGTAGCCGACCTGGCCGGCTCCCCAGGTGGCATCGTTCGCCGAGCCGACGGTCGCGCCGTCGACGACGGCGGTGACGGTGCTGCCGGAGAAGGTGAGCGCGAACGTGTGCCACCGGTTGGTGCCCAGCGCCGCGACCGTGCCGTGCGCGAGGGTGGCGACCGTGCCGTTCGTGTTCGAGTTCAGGATCGACCAGTTGCCGGTGTCGCTCACGCGCAGGTGGTAGGCGTTGAGCCCGGCCGCCCCGGTGTAGCTCTGGCTGCCGGCCCGCCCGATCACCTCGGCGTACCCGGACTTTTCGAGCAGGACGTCGGAGGAAACGGTGTAGTTGCTCCAGCCGAGCTCGCCGAGCAGGGTGTGCGGGTCGGTCAGCGGGTCCCAGGTGATCGGGGCCTGCGCGCTCATCTGGCGCACGCACCGGCCCGCGCGGCCGCCGCCGCAGGCCGCCACCTCGAAGGAACCCTGCCAGTCCATCAGGTACTTCGCCTCGGTGCCGATCGCGTTGCCGTCGAAGGAGTCGCTGTAGGGCAGGCTCAGCGCGCCCGCCGCCGGACCGGCCGCGGTGCCCTTGCCCTGCCCGGTCGTGGTGGTGAGGGTGTAGACGTACCCGGGCTGCACGGTCAGGCTGAAGCTGCCGCCGGACGGGGTGAGGTCGGTGGTGTGCACGAAGTAGTCGGCCGCGTTGCCGGAGCTGACGTTGGTGGCCCACACGTGCACGGCGCCCGTCGACAGGCCACCGGTCGCGGTGAAGGCCAGCGTCTGCGGCCCGCTCGCGTCGACGGTCTCGACGACCGTGCTGTAGTCCTGGTTGTTCGGCGACTTCAGCGAGACGTAGCTGCCGTTGTTCCGGTTGCCGCCGAGGTAGCCGCTGGAGGCGTCGAGATATTTCCAGCCGGGCGCGGTGAACTGGCTCGTCTGCGCCAGCACCCAGGCGTTCTTGCCGATCGAATAGTGGCCGGACCACGGCTGCGCGGCCAGCGCGACACCCATGGTCGGGTAGGGCAGGTTCGGGGTGATCGCGGCGACGATCGGCCAGTTGAGGTACGCGGTCATCTTCCCGTCGATGTACCCCCGGTTGAGGCCGCGGGCCATCGCCTGCGCGCCGCCGTTGTAGTCGTCCGAGCCGTTTTCGCTGGCCCACAACGGTTTTCCGGACGAGGTGGCGGCCGCGGGCACGCCGCAGTTCGTCTGGGCCGAGCGGTAGCCGCACGGGTAGTGCGCGCCGATGATGCCGATGGCGGAAGCGAAAGCGGGGTTGGAGTTGACGTCGTTGGCGATCGACCAGTCGGAGTCGGCACCGACGATCTTCACCGCCGAATAGCCGCCGGAGTTGAGCGTGGAGCGCAGGTTCTCGTACCAGCCGACGTTGTAGCCGCGCTCGTTCCAGCCGCCGAGGTAGTCGATGGCCAGGTTGTGCTGCTTGGCGCAGCCCAGCCACGTGGTCAGGTAGCCGAGCGTGTCGGTCGACCAGAAGTTGCCGCCGCCGATCCAGCCGGGCGCTCCCCAGGCCAGTCCGTACAGCTTGATGTTCGGGTTGCGGGCCTTCGCCTGCTCCGCGAGCCAGAACTCGTAGCCGACGTCGCAGTTGACGCTCCCCCGCGTGTGCTCGACGCTCGGCTCCGCGCCGGAGGTGGAGTTGGTGTCGCCGCCGATCTCGATCTTGAGGATCTGCACCGAAGCGCCGTAGCCGGGTTTGAACAGGTAGTCCAGGATCTGGCCGCGTTCCGGCTCCGGGTAGTCGATCAGCAGGCGGGAGTTGCCGCCACCGCCGCTGATCGCCCCCACGCCGTCGAACGTGCGCCCGCCCGACGAGCCGTTGATCGTGATCGAAGTCGCGGCTTCGGCCGGTGCGGCGGTGCCGGCCACGACACCACCGGCGGTCAGGGCGAGGCAGCCGACCATGACCGCCACCCGCCGGCTCCTGAACCTTGTCATGACGAGTTCCTTTCCCGACGTGGTGGTTGCGCGGCTAGCCGAGGGTCCATTGCTGGTTGCTCCGGCCGTTGCAGGTCCACAGTTCGACGAGGGCGCCGTTGGCGGTGGACCCGCCGGTGACGTCCAGGCAGAGCCCGGACTGCACGCCGGTGACCGTCCCGTCGGCGTTGACGGCCCACTGCTGGTTGGCCTGGCCGGTGCAGGGCCAGATGATCACCTTGGTGCCGGCACTCGTGCCGCGGCCGCTGGCGTCGAGGCAGTCGCCGCCGTTGTACACGCTGAGCGCGCCCGAGGAGGTGCGGGTGAAGGTCTGGTTCGACCCGCCCGAGCAGTCCCGGATCTGCAGCTGCGTGCCGGCCGTGGTGGTCGAGTTCGGCACGTCCAGGCACTTGCCCGCGCCCACGGCGTGCACCGGCCCGGTCCCGCCGCCGGTGGGAGGCGGGCCGCCGAGAGCCGTCGCGGTGGCGTTGTAGGCGGGCTTGGGCTGGTAGTTGCCGTCGTACATGCTCGCGGCGCCATAGCCGGGGAAGGTCCCGGGAATCCAGGAATCGGCGTCGCCGACGCCCCACTGCGAGACGCCGGGGCAACGCGTCACCGCCAGGCAGTCCTTCACCACGGTGGCGTAGTCGTTGGCCTGCTGCTGAAGGCTGCTGCTGGAGGCCGGCAGCTGGATGCGGTCGTCGAGCTCGGTGATGGCGACGTCCAGTCCCAGCGCGGCGAAGCGCTGCATGTTCGCGAGCATCGACGACGGGACCTGGCCGACGATGAAGTGGCTTTCCAGGCCGATCCCGCCGAGCGGGACGCCCTGGGACAGCAGGGATTGCGCGAGGCTGTAGAGAGCGTTGCTCTTGGCGTTCTGGCCTTCGATGTTGTAGTCGTTGATGTACAGCACGGCGTTCGGGTCCGCGTTGTGCGCGGTGCGGATCGCGTCGGCGAGGTAGCCGGTGCCCATGGCGCCGGTGAAGGCGTCCTGGCGCAGGCTGCCGTCCTCGTTGAAGGGCTCGTTGATCACGTCCCAGGCGTAGATCTTGCCCTTGTAGTGGGTCACCTCGGTGGTGATGTGGGCTTCCATCGCGCCCTGGACCTGGTTGCGCGGCAGGCTGTTCACCCAGCCGGGCAGCTGGGCGTGCCAGACCAGGTTGTGCCCGCGCACGCGCATGTTGTGCGCTTGCGCGAAGGACACGACTCGGTCGCCGGGGCCGAAGTTGTACGAACCGTTGCCGGGCTCGGTGGTGTCCCACTTCATCTCGTTGCCCGGGGTCACCATGTCGAACTGGGCGCCGGCGAGCGAGGTGATCGTCGCGTTGTTCACCATGTTGCCGGTGAGCTCGGTGCCGATGTACTTGTTCTGGGCCTCGGCCAGCGAACGCAGGGGCGAGGCCGCATCC is a genomic window of Amycolatopsis lexingtonensis containing:
- a CDS encoding SigE family RNA polymerase sigma factor produces the protein MADYEDFVRAHLPRLLRYATMLTGEREQAADLVQDVLVKAYRRWGRISDAEHPDRYVLRMVTNDYLSWRRSRSARLIAVGDPPDAARPDDFAADHAAREDMWQRLARLPRRQRAVVVLRYYEQFADADIAGLLGCAQATVRAHARKALTTLRHGLSIDRVAQAKES
- a CDS encoding ricin-type beta-trefoil lectin domain protein, with translation MTRFRSRRVAVMVGCLALTAGGVVAGTAAPAEAATSITINGSSGGRTFDGVGAISGGGGNSRLLIDYPEPERGQILDYLFKPGYGASVQILKIEIGGDTNSTSGAEPSVEHTRGSVNCDVGYEFWLAEQAKARNPNIKLYGLAWGAPGWIGGGNFWSTDTLGYLTTWLGCAKQHNLAIDYLGGWNERGYNVGWYENLRSTLNSGGYSAVKIVGADSDWSIANDVNSNPAFASAIGIIGAHYPCGYRSAQTNCGVPAAATSSGKPLWASENGSDDYNGGAQAMARGLNRGYIDGKMTAYLNWPIVAAITPNLPYPTMGVALAAQPWSGHYSIGKNAWVLAQTSQFTAPGWKYLDASSGYLGGNRNNGSYVSLKSPNNQDYSTVVETVDASGPQTLAFTATGGLSTGAVHVWATNVSSGNAADYFVHTTDLTPSGGSFSLTVQPGYVYTLTTTTGQGKGTAAGPAAGALSLPYSDSFDGNAIGTEAKYLMDWQGSFEVAACGGGRAGRCVRQMSAQAPITWDPLTDPHTLLGELGWSNYTVSSDVLLEKSGYAEVIGRAGSQSYTGAAGLNAYHLRVSDTGNWSILNSNTNGTVATLAHGTVAALGTNRWHTFALTFSGSTVTAVVDGATVGSANDATWGAGQVGYATSQGETAQFDNLSITPGSGGNGGTTSTVVGTGSGRCLDVPNASQTSGTQVELWDCNGGANQQWTSTAAGELRVYGSSCLDASGQGTTPGTKAIIWTCTGGANQKWTLKSDGTIVGTQSGLCLDAIGNGTGNGTLIDLASCTGGGNQKWTRN
- a CDS encoding endo-1,4-beta-xylanase; this translates as MRPFARSPRRSPRCRPGALAVAVGLAVAPVLAAAPPADAASPLRSLAEAQNKYIGTELTGNMVNNATITSLAGAQFDMVTPGNEMKWDTTEPGNGSYNFGPGDRVVSFAQAHNMRVRGHNLVWHAQLPGWVNSLPRNQVQGAMEAHITTEVTHYKGKIYAWDVINEPFNEDGSLRQDAFTGAMGTGYLADAIRTAHNADPNAVLYINDYNIEGQNAKSNALYSLAQSLLSQGVPLGGIGLESHFIVGQVPSSMLANMQRFAALGLDVAITELDDRIQLPASSSSLQQQANDYATVVKDCLAVTRCPGVSQWGVGDADSWIPGTFPGYGAASMYDGNYQPKPAYNATATALGGPPPTGGGTGPVHAVGAGKCLDVPNSTTTAGTQLQIRDCSGGSNQTFTRTSSGALSVYNGGDCLDASGRGTSAGTKVIIWPCTGQANQQWAVNADGTVTGVQSGLCLDVTGGSTANGALVELWTCNGRSNQQWTLG